One Triticum dicoccoides isolate Atlit2015 ecotype Zavitan chromosome 5B, WEW_v2.0, whole genome shotgun sequence genomic window carries:
- the LOC119308406 gene encoding uncharacterized protein LOC119308406, which translates to MKGDRIIIAQESLDVAIERLKGQVITSKNLSQTQTLKNVAIHECARNFISSTVPLDGIGVEFDDGWLLKDIKRTVHELVALPTWIPEHFSHVKLLRASMCLDPPKPYKGVLVFGPPGTGKTLLEEALTTEVETKFISGSTLTSEVIRTQQDNELKEAALWAYHKEEQQIKSFGKQHEARRQDRRITKCWRSAVESAEQDTVWPHTTADSDVAKVRKSPGNSATIVIDEDDLPATRRSYRRGIRRMRSWCRANGMQKDISSILGEGFEVYTTPADGTFHLTFVCKKNWITFFFYGRNLYMKGWNGPFGIFEIQSDAHVGPNYIPDPSCTVLKTGESYNDLCTRGKVGSVRIGPHVLIDYLEVLCKCRGIISNELLSAIATYIVSTAEAVRLEDVFKEVDESFSNYHLHNLNSRSDLGFQVRSYGHYSTEILQYVDFVLRGEPPEEIVNRGTGNYKTLKELVEKIKVPLRDSYIEGIFQHEPKPESVVWCPPILGSIGEEEMDEEEDELQDDADSGHGR; encoded by the exons ATGAAGGGTGACAGAATTATCATTGCACAGGAGAG TCTGGATGTAGCCATCGAGAGGTTGAAGGGGCAGGTTATTACATCTAAGAATCTCTCTCAAACACAAACTCTGAAG AATGTGGCGATACATGAGTGTGCCCGCAATTTTATATCTTCTACTGTTCCTCTTGATGGAATTGGAGTGGAATTCGATGATGGTTGGCTGCTTAAGGATATCAAGAGGACAGTGCATGAGCTTGTTGCCCTTCCAACATGGATACCGGAGCATTTTTCTCATGTCAAGTTATTAAGG GCCTCTATGTGCCTGGACCCTCCTAAGCCCTACAAAGGTGTTTTGGTTTTTGGGCCTCCTGGCACAGGAAAAACACTCTTGGAAGAGGCACTCACAACAGAAGTTGAGACAAAATTTATCAGCGGTTCTACACTGACATCAGAG GTGATAAGAACCCAGCAGGACAATGAACTTAAAGAGGCAGCGCTATGGGCTTATCACAaagaagaacaacaaataaaatcgTTTGGAAAGCAGCATGAAGCAAGGAGACAAGATAGAAGAATCACAAAATGTTGGAGGAGTGCCGTCGAGTCTGCA GAGCAAGATACTGTGTGGCCGCACACTACTGCTGACAGTGACGTTGCAAAAGTTAGAAAG AGTCCAGGAAACAGTGCAACAATTGTTATAGATGAAGATGATTTGCCAGCAACCCGTCGGAGCTATAGAAGAGGAATAAGAAGGATGCGTTCATGGTGTCGTGCCAATGGAATGCAGAAAGATATTTCTTCAATTCTTGGAGAGGGCTTCGAAGTTTACACGACACCAGCGGACGGCACATTTCACCTCACATTTGTGTGCAAGAAGAACTGGATAACATTCTTTTTCTATGGAAGGAATTTGTACATGAAGGGGTGGAATGGGCCGTTTGGTATCTTCGAAATACAGTCAGATGCACATGTAGGGCCGAACTACATCCCTGACCCGTCATGCACGGTTTTGAAGACTGGTGAAAGCTATAACGATCTTTGCACAAGAGGAAAAGTAGGCAGTGTGAGAATCGGTCCTCATGTGCTGATAGATTACTTGGAGGTTTTGTGCAAGTGCAGAGGGATCATATCCAATGAGCTTTTATCTGCGATAGCTACTTATATTGTCAGCACAGCAGAAGCAGTCCGTCTCGAAGATGTTTTTAAGGAAGTTGATGAGTCGTTCAGTAATTATCATCTTCATAATCTGAACAGCAGAAGTGACCTTGGGTTCCAAGTCAGGTCATATGGGCACTATTCAACTGAGATTCTGCAGTATGTGGATTTCGTTCTAAGAGGAGAGCCACCTGAGGAGATAGTCAACCGTGGCACTGGAAATTACAAGACACTGAAGGAGTTGGTCGAGAAAATCAAAGTGCCGCTACGTGACTCCTACATAGAGGGAATATTTCAGCATGAGCCAAAGCCCGAATCAGTGGTTTGGTGTCCCCCAATTCTGGGCTCTATAGGAGAAGAAGAGATGGATGAGGAAGAAGATGAGCTGCAAGATGATGCTGATTCAGGGCATGGAAGATAA